In Aristaeella hokkaidonensis, the following are encoded in one genomic region:
- the trpE gene encoding anthranilate synthase component I: MKIIPGLEEVARYRETGEYKVVPVSCELFADICTPIQAVRKLKNVSSHCFLLESAEPQETWGRYTFLGYDPKMSITCADGEMRVNELKMQTKDPSAVLRQILAEYKSPRIPGLPPFTGGLTGYFSYDYLNYSEPTVRRETEDTEHFQDVDLMLFDKVIAFDNLRQKIILIANVRLDEGEAGYHRAEMELAELKKLITEGAEAKDEPGRLTGEVTPLFNKAEYCAMVEKARHYIKEGDIFQIVLSNRLSAPYEGSLLNMYRTLRTVNPSPYMFYFSGTDVEVAGASPETLVKLENGVLHTFPLAGTRPRGTTREEDRELEEELLQDEKELAEHNMLVDLGRNDLGKISKFGSVQVEKFHEILRFSHVMHIGSTVRGDIREDKDALDAIEAVLPAGTLSGAPKIRACQLIGELENNKRGIYGGAIGYIDFAGNMDTCIAIRIAYKKNGKVFVRSGAGIVYDSVPEKEHEECLNKARAVLNSLEKAGKEIDG; this comes from the coding sequence ATGAAGATTATACCCGGTTTGGAGGAAGTGGCACGGTACAGGGAAACGGGAGAGTATAAAGTGGTTCCGGTCAGCTGTGAGCTGTTTGCGGATATCTGCACACCGATCCAGGCGGTGCGGAAACTGAAGAATGTTTCCTCCCACTGCTTCCTGCTGGAGTCCGCTGAACCGCAGGAAACCTGGGGACGCTACACCTTCCTGGGTTATGACCCGAAGATGAGCATCACCTGTGCGGACGGAGAAATGCGGGTGAACGAGCTGAAAATGCAGACGAAGGATCCTTCCGCAGTATTACGGCAGATCCTGGCGGAGTATAAAAGCCCCCGGATTCCCGGACTGCCGCCTTTTACCGGCGGCCTGACCGGCTACTTCTCCTATGATTACCTGAACTATTCAGAACCGACGGTTCGCCGGGAGACAGAGGACACAGAGCATTTCCAGGACGTGGACCTGATGCTCTTCGACAAGGTGATCGCGTTTGACAACCTTCGGCAGAAGATCATCCTGATCGCGAACGTCCGGCTGGACGAGGGCGAAGCCGGATATCACCGGGCGGAGATGGAACTGGCGGAGCTGAAGAAGCTGATCACCGAAGGTGCCGAGGCTAAGGATGAGCCCGGACGACTGACAGGAGAGGTAACGCCGCTGTTCAACAAGGCAGAATACTGCGCCATGGTGGAAAAAGCCCGGCACTACATCAAGGAAGGGGACATCTTCCAGATTGTGCTTTCCAACCGGCTGAGTGCTCCCTATGAAGGCAGCCTGCTGAACATGTACCGGACGCTGCGGACGGTGAACCCTTCTCCCTATATGTTTTACTTCTCCGGCACGGACGTGGAGGTTGCGGGGGCGAGCCCGGAGACGCTGGTGAAGCTGGAAAACGGCGTCCTGCACACTTTCCCGCTGGCGGGTACCAGGCCGAGAGGAACAACCCGGGAAGAAGACCGGGAACTGGAAGAAGAGCTGCTGCAGGACGAGAAGGAACTGGCAGAACACAATATGCTGGTGGATCTGGGACGGAATGACCTGGGAAAGATCTCGAAATTCGGCAGCGTGCAGGTGGAAAAGTTCCACGAGATTCTGCGGTTCTCCCACGTGATGCATATCGGCTCCACAGTGCGTGGGGATATCCGGGAAGACAAGGACGCGCTGGACGCTATTGAGGCAGTCCTGCCGGCGGGCACCCTGTCCGGAGCACCGAAGATCCGGGCCTGCCAGCTGATCGGCGAGCTGGAGAACAACAAGCGGGGCATCTACGGCGGAGCGATCGGCTATATCGACTTTGCCGGAAACATGGATACCTGCATTGCGATCCGGATCGCATACAAGAAAAACGGTAAGGTGTTTGTCCGCTCCGGGGCCGGAATCGTGTATGATTCCGTACCGGAAAAGGAACATGAAGAATGCCTGAACAAAGCCCGGGCAGTGCTGAACTCCCTGGAGAAGGCCGGAAAGGAGATAGACGGATGA
- a CDS encoding anthranilate synthase component II, with amino-acid sequence MTLLIDNYDSFSYNLYQLIGELNPDIKVIRNDEMTIEEIRELKPDRIILSPGPGRPEDAGIIIEAAKELGKDIPLLGVCLGHQAICAAFGATVTYAKALMHGKQSVVRQEGSSLLFEGLPETFPVARYHSLAAAPETMPECLEVTARTEDGEVMAVQHKEYPVYGVQFHPESILTPDGKKILRNFLSK; translated from the coding sequence ATGACACTGCTGATCGACAACTATGACAGCTTTTCCTACAACCTGTATCAGCTGATCGGAGAGCTGAATCCGGATATCAAGGTAATCCGGAATGATGAGATGACCATTGAGGAGATTCGGGAACTGAAACCGGACAGGATCATCCTTTCCCCCGGACCGGGACGGCCGGAAGACGCGGGAATCATCATCGAAGCAGCAAAGGAGCTGGGAAAGGATATCCCGCTGCTGGGCGTGTGCCTGGGACACCAGGCGATCTGCGCAGCCTTTGGCGCGACGGTCACCTACGCCAAGGCTCTGATGCACGGAAAGCAGTCCGTGGTACGGCAGGAGGGAAGCAGCCTGCTGTTCGAAGGATTGCCGGAGACTTTTCCCGTGGCCCGGTATCACTCCCTGGCCGCGGCACCGGAGACCATGCCGGAGTGCCTGGAAGTGACTGCCCGGACAGAGGACGGCGAGGTCATGGCGGTGCAGCATAAGGAGTATCCGGTGTACGGGGTGCAGTTCCATCCAGAAAGCATACTGACGCCAGATGGAAAGAAAATTCTGAGGAATTTTCTTTCCAAATGA
- the trpD gene encoding anthranilate phosphoribosyltransferase, with translation MIKEAIVKIVSKEDLTYEEAYTVMNEIMSGETTPTQNAAFLASLSTKSARAETTAEIAGCAAAMREKATPVDAGPDLFEIVGTGGDNAHSFNISTTSALVAAAGGMRVAKHGNRAASSKCGTADCLEALGVNIDQSPDKCRQLLDEVGMCFFFAQKYHTSMKYVGAIRRELGFRTVFNILGPLTNPGHPSMQLLGVYDEYLVQPLAQVLMNLGVKKGMVVYGQDKLDEISLSAPTTVCEFKDGWMKNYVITPEQFGLQRCTKQDLVGGSPAENAEITKAILNGEKGPKRDAVLMNAGAALYIGGKAESLAEGIKLAAEIIDSGKATKTLEKLISVSNS, from the coding sequence ATGATTAAGGAAGCTATCGTGAAGATTGTCAGCAAGGAAGACCTGACCTATGAAGAAGCCTATACCGTGATGAATGAAATCATGAGCGGGGAGACCACGCCGACCCAGAACGCGGCTTTCCTGGCATCCCTGTCCACCAAGAGCGCCCGGGCGGAGACCACGGCTGAAATCGCGGGCTGCGCGGCGGCTATGCGGGAAAAGGCAACGCCTGTGGATGCAGGTCCCGATCTGTTTGAGATCGTCGGCACCGGCGGAGACAATGCCCACAGCTTCAACATTTCCACCACTTCAGCACTGGTGGCTGCGGCGGGCGGCATGCGGGTGGCCAAGCACGGCAACCGTGCGGCCTCCAGCAAGTGCGGTACGGCAGACTGCCTGGAAGCGCTGGGCGTGAATATCGACCAGAGCCCGGATAAGTGCCGTCAGCTGCTGGACGAAGTGGGCATGTGCTTCTTCTTTGCCCAGAAGTATCATACTTCCATGAAGTATGTGGGCGCCATCCGGAGGGAACTGGGCTTCCGCACGGTGTTCAACATCCTGGGACCGTTGACCAACCCCGGTCATCCCTCCATGCAGCTGCTGGGCGTGTATGACGAGTATCTGGTACAGCCCCTGGCACAGGTGCTGATGAACCTGGGCGTGAAGAAAGGCATGGTGGTCTATGGCCAGGACAAGCTGGATGAGATTTCCCTGAGCGCACCGACTACGGTATGCGAATTCAAGGACGGCTGGATGAAGAACTATGTGATCACGCCCGAACAGTTCGGTCTGCAGCGCTGCACGAAGCAGGACCTGGTGGGCGGCAGCCCGGCGGAGAATGCGGAGATCACGAAGGCAATCCTTAACGGTGAAAAGGGACCGAAACGTGATGCAGTGCTGATGAACGCGGGCGCGGCTCTGTACATCGGCGGGAAGGCGGAAAGCCTGGCGGAAGGAATCAAGCTGGCAGCGGAGATTATTGACAGCGGAAAAGCCACGAAGACACTTGAGAAGTTGATCAGTGTTTCCAATTCATAA
- the trpC gene encoding indole-3-glycerol phosphate synthase TrpC, whose amino-acid sequence MNILDKLAELSLERAKKEQEKVPEAELREQAKALGKGNGEAFLSALKKLGISFICEIKKASPSKGLISPDFPYLKIAEAYERGGADCISCLTEPEYFLGSDEIFREVRAKVSLPMLRKDFTVSAYQLDQARVMGANAALLIVSLLDERTLETYLERCRELGIAALVETHDEEEIRRAVSAGAKIIGVNNRNLKDFSVDFENAARLRDRIPADCVYVAESGVKTPEDVQRLKQIGADAALIGETLMRAEDPGAMLRLLKGEMA is encoded by the coding sequence ATGAATATTTTGGACAAGCTGGCTGAGCTGTCGCTTGAGCGGGCAAAGAAAGAACAGGAGAAAGTGCCGGAGGCGGAACTGCGGGAGCAGGCAAAGGCACTAGGCAAAGGAAACGGGGAGGCGTTCCTTTCCGCCCTGAAAAAGCTGGGAATCTCCTTTATCTGTGAGATCAAGAAGGCGTCTCCCTCCAAGGGACTGATTTCTCCGGATTTTCCTTACCTGAAGATCGCGGAGGCCTATGAGCGGGGCGGAGCAGACTGTATCTCCTGCCTGACTGAGCCGGAGTACTTCCTGGGATCGGATGAGATTTTCCGGGAAGTGCGGGCAAAGGTGAGCCTGCCGATGCTGCGCAAGGACTTCACCGTCAGTGCCTACCAGCTGGATCAGGCTCGGGTGATGGGCGCGAACGCGGCTTTGCTCATCGTTTCCCTGCTGGATGAAAGGACGCTGGAAACTTACCTGGAACGGTGCAGGGAACTGGGGATCGCGGCACTGGTGGAAACCCACGACGAAGAAGAGATCCGCAGGGCGGTATCCGCCGGAGCGAAGATCATCGGCGTGAATAACCGGAACCTGAAAGACTTTTCCGTGGACTTTGAAAATGCGGCAAGACTGCGGGACAGGATCCCGGCAGACTGTGTCTACGTAGCGGAAAGCGGCGTCAAAACCCCGGAAGATGTGCAGCGGTTGAAGCAGATCGGCGCGGATGCTGCACTGATTGGCGAAACGCTGATGAGGGCGGAAGATCCGGGAGCTATGCTCCGGCTGCTGAAAGGAGAAATGGCATGA
- a CDS encoding phosphoribosylanthranilate isomerase — protein sequence MTRIKMCGLRRPEDIEAVNELKPEYIGFVFFPGSKRYVTPETAKTLRAGLNPGIKAVGVFVDEEPEKVARLLEEGVIDIAQLHGHEDETYLAELRKKTDKPLIRAFRIRSAEDTQQAQASTAEQILLDAGAGDGKTFDWSWLKEVTRPYFLAGGLNPENAGEAVKKLKPYAVDVSSGIETEGYKDINKMRAFVRAVREEQV from the coding sequence ATGACGCGGATCAAGATGTGCGGTCTCCGAAGACCGGAAGACATTGAGGCGGTCAATGAGCTGAAACCGGAATACATCGGGTTTGTATTCTTCCCCGGCAGCAAGCGGTACGTGACGCCGGAGACAGCGAAGACGCTGAGGGCCGGGCTGAACCCGGGAATCAAGGCAGTGGGCGTCTTTGTGGATGAGGAGCCTGAGAAGGTGGCAAGGCTGCTGGAGGAGGGCGTGATTGACATTGCCCAGCTTCACGGACATGAGGATGAAACCTACCTGGCAGAGCTGCGAAAGAAAACGGACAAGCCGCTGATCCGGGCTTTCCGGATCAGGAGTGCGGAAGACACACAGCAAGCGCAGGCGTCCACCGCGGAGCAGATTCTGCTGGACGCGGGGGCAGGGGATGGGAAAACCTTTGACTGGAGCTGGCTGAAAGAAGTGACAAGGCCCTATTTCCTGGCCGGCGGGTTGAATCCGGAAAACGCCGGCGAGGCGGTGAAGAAGCTGAAGCCTTACGCGGTGGACGTTTCATCCGGAATAGAGACTGAGGGATACAAGGATATCAACAAGATGCGCGCGTTTGTGCGGGCGGTCAGGGAGGAGCAGGTATGA
- the trpB gene encoding tryptophan synthase subunit beta — MSNQNGRFGIHGGQYIPETLMNAVIELEEAYNHYKADPEFNRELTALLNDYAGRPSRLYYAEKMTKDLGGAKIYLKREDLNHTGAHKINNVLGQALLAKKMGKTRLIAETGAGQHGVATATAAALMGMECVVFMGEEDTIRQALNVYRMRLLGAEVIPVKTGTATLKDAVSEAMREWTRRIDDTHYCLGSVMGPHPFPTIVRDFQAVISKEVKEQILEKEGRLPDAVIACVGGGSNAIGSFYHFIEDKDVRLIGCEAAGRGIDTFETAATMNTGRLGIFHGMKSYFCQDEYGQIAPVYSISAGLDYPGVGPEHAWLHDTGRAEYVPVTDEEAVCAFEYLAKTEGIIPAIESAHAVAYAQKIAPDMKPDQIIVITVSGRGDKDCAAIARYRGEDLHE, encoded by the coding sequence ATGAGTAATCAGAACGGACGCTTCGGCATCCATGGCGGACAGTATATTCCTGAAACGCTGATGAATGCCGTGATCGAGCTGGAGGAGGCCTACAATCACTACAAGGCGGATCCGGAGTTTAACCGGGAACTGACCGCCCTGCTGAATGACTATGCCGGAAGACCTTCGCGGCTGTACTATGCTGAAAAGATGACGAAGGACCTGGGCGGCGCGAAGATCTACCTGAAGCGGGAAGACCTGAACCATACCGGTGCTCACAAGATCAATAATGTGCTGGGACAGGCACTGCTGGCAAAGAAAATGGGTAAGACCCGCCTGATTGCCGAGACTGGTGCCGGACAGCATGGCGTGGCGACTGCCACAGCCGCGGCCCTGATGGGTATGGAATGCGTGGTGTTCATGGGCGAGGAGGATACGATCCGCCAGGCACTGAACGTGTACCGGATGCGGCTGCTGGGCGCGGAGGTAATCCCGGTGAAGACCGGCACCGCCACCCTGAAGGATGCTGTGAGCGAGGCTATGCGTGAATGGACCCGGCGGATTGATGATACTCATTACTGCCTGGGTTCCGTGATGGGCCCGCATCCTTTCCCGACGATCGTGCGGGATTTCCAGGCTGTGATATCCAAGGAGGTCAAGGAACAGATCCTGGAGAAGGAAGGCCGGCTGCCGGATGCGGTGATCGCCTGCGTCGGCGGCGGAAGCAATGCCATCGGAAGTTTCTATCACTTTATTGAAGATAAGGATGTCCGGCTGATCGGCTGTGAAGCCGCAGGCCGGGGCATTGATACCTTTGAGACAGCGGCGACCATGAATACCGGACGCCTGGGCATATTCCACGGAATGAAGAGCTATTTCTGCCAGGATGAGTACGGCCAGATTGCGCCGGTGTATTCTATCTCTGCCGGGCTGGACTATCCGGGCGTGGGTCCGGAACATGCCTGGCTGCATGATACCGGACGGGCTGAATATGTGCCGGTGACCGACGAAGAGGCTGTGTGCGCGTTTGAGTACCTGGCAAAGACGGAAGGTATCATTCCGGCAATTGAGTCCGCCCATGCGGTGGCTTATGCCCAGAAGATCGCGCCGGACATGAAACCGGACCAGATCATCGTGATTACCGTTTCGGGCCGAGGCGACAAGGATTGCGCCGCCATCGCCCGCTACAGAGGGGAGGATCTCCATGAGTAA
- the trpA gene encoding tryptophan synthase subunit alpha — MSKIANAFDHGKAFIAFITCGDPDLETTGKAVRAAVENGADLIELGIPFSDPTAEGPVIQEANLRALQAGTTTDKIFDFVKDLRKDVTVPMVFMTYANVIFSYGAEKFISTCEQIGIDGLILPDLPFEEKEEFLPLCRQYHVDLVSLIAPTSENRVAMIAREAEGFIYLVSSLGVTGTRSEITTDLQPIIRVIRENAKVPVAIGFGISRPEQAKAMAAISDGAIVGSAIEKILAQYGKEAPKYIGEYVKSMKEAIN, encoded by the coding sequence ATGAGTAAGATTGCAAATGCTTTTGATCACGGCAAGGCATTCATTGCCTTTATTACCTGCGGTGATCCGGATCTGGAAACCACAGGCAAAGCGGTACGGGCTGCCGTGGAGAACGGCGCTGACCTGATTGAACTGGGCATTCCTTTTTCCGACCCAACGGCGGAGGGACCGGTGATCCAGGAAGCCAACCTGCGGGCTCTGCAGGCGGGGACCACAACAGATAAAATCTTCGATTTTGTGAAAGATCTGCGCAAAGACGTGACCGTTCCCATGGTCTTTATGACCTATGCCAACGTGATCTTTTCCTACGGGGCGGAGAAGTTCATCTCCACTTGTGAGCAGATCGGCATTGACGGGCTGATCCTGCCGGATCTGCCATTCGAAGAGAAGGAAGAATTCCTGCCCCTGTGCAGGCAGTATCATGTGGATCTGGTTTCCCTGATTGCGCCGACATCCGAAAACCGGGTGGCGATGATTGCCCGGGAGGCTGAAGGATTCATTTACCTGGTGTCCAGCCTGGGCGTGACAGGCACCCGCAGTGAGATTACCACGGATCTGCAGCCCATTATCCGGGTGATCCGGGAGAATGCGAAGGTTCCGGTGGCCATCGGATTCGGTATTTCCAGACCGGAGCAGGCAAAAGCCATGGCGGCCATTTCTGACGGCGCTATTGTGGGATCCGCCATTGAAAAAATCCTGGCACAGTATGGGAAAGAGGCGCCAAAGTATATCGGAGAATATGTGAAGAGCATGAAGGAAGCAATCAACTGA
- a CDS encoding ACT domain-containing protein, with protein sequence MIRQLSIFAENKKGAMNRITQILADAGINMNTLITNDSAEFGIIRMLVSDTEQAAQELQAAGYMCHADYVAAVEIGDECGSLNDLLTVINDGNINLDYLYVTYNTLSRLPVAILRATDLMEVEGFLQARGYKTLEQID encoded by the coding sequence ATGATTCGGCAGTTGTCTATTTTCGCGGAAAACAAAAAGGGTGCCATGAACCGGATTACCCAGATCCTGGCGGACGCCGGGATCAATATGAATACCCTGATCACTAACGACAGTGCGGAGTTCGGTATTATCCGGATGCTGGTATCCGATACGGAACAGGCAGCACAGGAGCTGCAGGCTGCCGGATATATGTGCCATGCGGACTATGTGGCCGCGGTGGAGATCGGAGATGAATGCGGCAGCCTGAATGACCTGCTCACGGTGATCAATGACGGCAACATCAACCTGGATTATCTGTATGTGACCTACAACACCCTCAGCCGCCTGCCGGTAGCGATCCTGCGGGCAACCGACCTGATGGAAGTGGAAGGTTTCCTGCAGGCACGGGGTTACAAAACACTGGAGCAGATTGACTGA
- a CDS encoding GNAT family N-acetyltransferase, which yields MEYRIDDKQLDAGIFIAFVNKVWPGKYDEGRTAEALSKTLIITAYDGETLVGCLRILTDGYFFGTITEMLVLPEYQKQGIGSRLLQLAKENTPTMLYFGAQPTVEKFYEKNGCPKGFQSYMIEKKRQ from the coding sequence ATGGAATACAGGATTGATGACAAGCAGCTCGACGCAGGAATATTTATCGCGTTTGTCAATAAAGTCTGGCCCGGGAAATACGATGAGGGCAGGACGGCGGAGGCGTTATCCAAAACACTGATCATCACCGCCTATGACGGCGAAACGCTGGTTGGCTGCCTGCGTATTCTGACAGACGGTTATTTCTTCGGTACGATTACGGAAATGCTGGTGCTGCCGGAATATCAGAAACAGGGAATCGGCAGCAGGCTTCTTCAGCTGGCCAAAGAAAATACTCCGACGATGCTGTATTTCGGAGCGCAGCCGACGGTAGAGAAATTCTATGAGAAGAATGGATGCCCGAAGGGCTTTCAATCCTACATGATCGAAAAGAAACGGCAGTAA
- a CDS encoding AraC family transcriptional regulator: MDWVRAINHAIEYMEEHLTDDITLADIAKSVNLSAFHFQRAFSLLTEMSPAEYLRKRRLSQAGAELTEGKNKVIDVALKYGYDSPESFSKAFTRFHGVSPMQVKNGSSIRFMNRYTVRIMIDGGCIMEYKIEKWDAMDLIVHTGSFHAETSEQEIPAFWDAYYANEELRKIPGYLGVCAQQKTDSDVFTYGIGCKASDVAVVPDGFEILHIPEHTWAVFKCVGPIPNAIQDMWGKIYREWLPVADYELIPDYDIENYLPGDPSSKNYMSEICFPVKRKA; encoded by the coding sequence ATGGATTGGGTGAGAGCGATCAACCATGCTATAGAATACATGGAAGAGCATCTGACAGATGACATCACGCTGGCGGATATCGCAAAGAGTGTGAATCTTTCTGCGTTCCATTTTCAGCGGGCATTTTCATTGCTGACAGAAATGTCGCCCGCGGAATACCTGCGGAAAAGGCGCCTTTCGCAGGCCGGGGCGGAGCTGACAGAAGGAAAGAACAAGGTCATCGACGTTGCACTGAAGTATGGCTATGATTCTCCGGAAAGCTTCAGCAAAGCCTTTACGAGATTTCACGGCGTTTCACCGATGCAGGTGAAGAATGGGAGCTCCATCCGTTTCATGAATCGTTATACCGTCCGGATTATGATTGACGGAGGCTGTATCATGGAATACAAAATTGAGAAATGGGACGCGATGGATCTGATTGTGCATACAGGCAGTTTCCACGCGGAAACCAGCGAGCAGGAAATCCCGGCTTTCTGGGATGCGTACTATGCCAACGAGGAATTAAGAAAGATCCCGGGTTATCTCGGCGTATGCGCGCAGCAAAAGACAGACAGCGATGTATTCACCTACGGAATCGGATGCAAGGCCTCAGATGTGGCTGTCGTTCCGGATGGATTTGAAATCCTGCATATTCCGGAGCATACCTGGGCGGTTTTCAAGTGCGTGGGTCCCATACCGAACGCGATCCAGGACATGTGGGGCAAAATCTACCGGGAATGGCTGCCTGTGGCGGATTATGAGCTCATTCCTGACTATGATATTGAGAATTATCTGCCCGGAGACCCGTCGTCAAAGAATTATATGAGTGAAATCTGTTTCCCCGTCAAAAGAAAAGCATGA
- a CDS encoding DUF3795 domain-containing protein — MRRELGIARCGMACCLCCENITCKGCRKEGFLELSWCKDAQWCENRNCGIEKGLNGCYECKPAECRKGLYAEKLSVRGFAEFARRYGIEELLDCLERNEQAGIVYHREDFTGDYDGFDDLEKLIDFIRTGKR; from the coding sequence ATGAGACGGGAGCTTGGAATTGCACGCTGCGGGATGGCCTGCTGTCTGTGCTGTGAAAATATCACGTGTAAAGGATGCAGAAAAGAGGGCTTCCTGGAACTTTCCTGGTGCAAAGACGCGCAATGGTGCGAAAACCGCAACTGCGGAATTGAAAAGGGCCTGAACGGCTGCTATGAATGCAAGCCTGCTGAATGCCGGAAAGGCCTGTATGCAGAGAAACTGTCAGTCCGCGGGTTTGCGGAATTCGCCCGGAGATACGGCATTGAAGAACTTCTGGACTGCCTGGAACGGAACGAACAAGCCGGGATTGTTTATCACCGGGAAGACTTCACGGGAGACTATGACGGCTTTGACGACCTGGAGAAACTGATTGATTTCATCAGGACAGGAAAAAGATAA